From Nitrospinaceae bacterium, the proteins below share one genomic window:
- a CDS encoding DUF1194 domain-containing protein: MQKAAFLFTVFLMTHISPADAAPSAKGAVRVDLELVLAVDVSGSIDETESRLQRKGYVEAFTSPEVLSAIRSGFHKRVAVTYFEWAGYEHNLTIVDWTLVSGPDSARKFANALAAKPLGVGPYTSISGAIEYAMPLFEKNKFAGTRQVIDISGDGPNNSGRLVTTARTEALQAGLTINGLPIINTRPSRYGNPPMPNLDLYYKKCVIGGPRAFIVVAEDFRSFAKAIRKKLVLEIAGRAPSTSRSIARKSRRMAGAHLVSRTAPPCNIGESRRQFWSSDY; this comes from the coding sequence TGACACATATCAGCCCGGCAGATGCGGCACCCTCCGCCAAGGGAGCTGTCCGCGTCGATCTCGAACTCGTACTCGCAGTCGATGTCTCGGGCAGCATCGATGAAACAGAATCGCGTCTCCAGCGAAAAGGCTATGTAGAGGCCTTCACCTCGCCCGAGGTTCTCTCCGCAATTCGCTCGGGCTTCCACAAGCGAGTCGCCGTCACCTATTTCGAGTGGGCCGGGTACGAGCACAACCTTACCATCGTCGACTGGACCCTCGTCTCGGGCCCCGATAGCGCCCGAAAATTTGCCAATGCGCTGGCCGCAAAACCTCTCGGCGTTGGTCCCTACACCTCGATCAGCGGCGCCATTGAATATGCCATGCCCCTTTTCGAAAAAAACAAATTCGCGGGCACCCGGCAGGTCATCGACATATCGGGCGACGGGCCCAACAACAGCGGTCGCCTCGTAACCACCGCTCGCACAGAGGCGCTTCAAGCCGGGCTCACCATCAACGGCCTTCCCATCATCAACACCCGCCCGAGCCGCTATGGCAACCCGCCCATGCCGAACCTCGACCTGTATTACAAAAAATGCGTTATCGGCGGCCCAAGGGCTTTCATCGTCGTCGCAGAGGATTTTCGCTCCTTCGCCAAAGCCATTCGTAAAAAACTGGTGCTCGAAATCGCGGGGCGCGCGCCATCCACCTCCCGAAGCATCGCCCGCAAGAGCCGCCGCATGGCTGGCGCTCATCTGGTTTCTCGCACCGCCCCTCCCTGCAATATCGGGGAGAGTCGCCGCCAATTCTGGTCGTCAGACTACTAG